GTATGCCATTGGCGAGTGCAACTTCTCCGACCACGGTGCAAACCGGCTTGGTGCTTCGGCGCTTATGCAGGGCTTAGCCGACGGTTACTTTGTGCTGCCCTACACCATTGGCGACTATCTGGCAAACGAGATCATGACGCCAAAAATTTCGACCGACCATCCGGAGTTCGAAAAGGCTGAGAAGGCGCACAAGGAGCTCATCAACAAAATTATGAGCATTAAGGGTAAGCGCACGGTTGACTCCTTCCATAAGGCCTTGGGCACTATTATGTGGGACAACGTGGGTATGGCCCGTAATGCTGAAGGACTTAAAAAGGCCATTGAGGAGATAAAGGCACTGAAGGCCGAATTCTGGAAGGATGTGCTGGTTCCCGGTGAGGCTAACGATCTCAATCAGGAGCTGGAAAAGGCACTTCGTCTTGCCGACTACTTTGAGCTGGGCGACCTGTTGGCCCGCGATGCTCTCAATAGGAATGAATCCTGCGGTGGGCACTTCCGTGAAGAGAGTGCAACTGAGGAGGGCGAAGCAAAGCGCGATGATGAGAACTACGCCTATGTTGCTGCTTGGGAGTATAAGGGCGATGCCGAACCCCAGCTGCACAAGGAGGACCTTAAGTTCGAATTCATTGAGCTCAAACAGCGCAGCTATAAGTAGTGGTTTTTATTGTTGTTTAGAAAAATTTTTGGCCATGAAGTTTACACTCAAAATATGGCGTCAGAAGGATGCCAAAAGCAAGGGTAGGTTCGAAACCTACAACATCGATGAAATATCGGCGGACACCTCTTTTTTGGAGATGATCGATATTCTCAACGACAAGCTAATAGTGGATGGTAAAGTGCCTGTTGCATTCGACCACGACTGCCGCGAGGGAATTTGCGGAATGTGCTCCATGCACATCAACGGCAGGGCACATGGTCCCGACGATGACGTTACCACCTGTCAGCTGCACATGCGCAAGTTTAGGGATGGCGAGACTATTACCGTTGAGCCATGGCGCAGCGCGGCATTTCCCATTATCAAGGATTTGATTGTGGATCGCGGTGCCTTCGACAAAATTCTACAGGCTGGTGGATACATTTCCGTTAATACTGGCGGTATACCCGACGCCAACGCCATTCCAATCTCCAAGGTGGATGCCGACGAGGCCATGGATGCAGCGGCCTGCATTGGTTGCGGTGCCTGCGTGGCAACCTGTAAAAATGGTTCGGCCATGCTGTTTGTGGCTGCCCGTGTGTCGTCGCTAGCCAAGCTGCCACAGGGACGCGTAGAGGCTACCCGCAGGGCTAAGGCCATGGTAGCCAAAATGGACGAGCTGGGCTTTGGCGGATGCACCAACACTGGTGCCTGTGAAGTGGAGTGCCCCAAGAATATCTCCATTACCCACATTGCCCGCCTCAACCGCGAGTTTTTAATGGCGAAAATCAAGGATTAATTCCAAAACCGAATAAAGCGGTTACCTTGACAATAAGGTAACCGCTTTCCTTTATGTTTCTGTAAACAAAACAAAAAACAACAATGTTAGTATACAACTTATAGTAAGTTGTTGTAATATTGTTCAGAAATATACTAAGCCATGGCGAAGGAAGAAAAGGTTTACCTATTCGAATATATGATTAAGAGTGTTGTTGATAAATATAAAACACTTAATCACGTAGAGGAGAATGTTGCTTTTTCAGTTTTCAGCAAACTAAAACTCATCAAACTTAACTTTTTTATCTCAGCAGTTAATACTGATGAAAAGGATAATGGGTTACTTGATGTTTTTGATAATTTTTATGCCATGCCATATGGGCATGTAGAAAGCGATGTATATAATAGCATTAAGGAAGGTGAGTTAAAGTTTTTTAATTTAACGGAAACCTCCCTTAATCGAAAGTGCATCTTTGAAACTAATAGTAGATTTTCGAAGGAAGAATCAAGAATAGATGATGCCATTGATTCTCTTCTTGAGAAGAACAGTAAATTTTTTGATTACACTGCATTTCAACTTGTGGAATTAAGCCATGAGTGGTATTCGTGGCGTTTAGTTTTTGATATTGCTCAAAAAAACGGGAAATTTAGTTCCCCAATACCTCCAGAAATAATTCAATCAGAAGAAAAAATATTTGAACTCTCAAATTATGCATCAGTTTAGTTTAATAGAAAGCATAATAGAAGATTATGAATCCTTTGATTGGAATAAATTAGAACCAACCACAGACTTAGACGATATAAAATCTCAGATAATTATTACTGATAAGATCAATGAAATAGCAAAAAGATTATTTGATATTTTAAGCCAATACATTATTAGTGGTGATTTCTTGAGAGAAGACATTGACTATTTTCGATATAAAAATCTTATCGATTCCTTTTCTCATATAAAAAGATTACCAGAAACAAATTATCAGCAAGAACAAGCACTCCTCATCTCTTCGAACATATTTAAGCGCTGGATAAGGTCATTCTATGCCTTTTCACAAGATTTCAACAGGAGAATAAAATCACCAGAAATTGAATTGTCATTTGCCATATATAAAGAGGAACAATTGTCATTTATTACCCTTCCGTTACTTAAAAATCAAACAATTTATCTCGATGCTATAATCAGGCTATATCGACTTGAAATTGCACTGTCAACTAATGGAGAAAGGATCAAAGATCTTCATATTGTTAAAGACGTATTTGAAGGTTCATCTTCAGTTAGTAATGAATTAAGGGAATTGCTAATTGACAAGGTCGATTTACTTATAAAGAAAGTAAAACAGACAAATGCTAAGCGAAACATTCGTTATAATATTAATTTTACACAATTCAGCAACGACACTAAAGAACACCCAATCAATTATTTAAAAGATTTTGATATCGATTTTACTGAAGAATATATAAATGAACAACATCGACAGAATAACAAGAAAGGAATTGCAGAAAGTTTTCGAGACTTTTTTATTGAGATGAAATTTTTCAAAGAGATTGAAAGCCTAGAACAAGCAAAAAAAACTTTTAAACGATTTGAAGACCTTCATTCTCATTCCCAAATTGACTTTGATACATGGGCATATGGTATTTCTTATAATTACCTATATAACAACATTCTTTCTCTTGAATTGAAAAATAAAGATTTATCCTTGAAGGATATAGATGAAAAAATTGAAACAGTTAAAATCATTCAATACCAAAATAGTGTTAACAATTATTTTCCTTATAAGAAATTATGCTCTTGGATAGAGAGCAAAATCGATAAAGATCTAAGTGTTGCAACGCCCAACAATGTAACTAAAACATACATTGATAGATTTGATGTATGTTTGAAAAAATATCGTGAAAATATTATTTGGAGTAAAAAGCACTTGGTATGGCCTTACCAACCTCGATTAGAGGAATGCATTATAATTACTAGTAGTGATAGTATTCCTATCTTCTGTGCATCTTCATTTATTCTTCCAATAAACTATGATTATGAAGAAGGGTGTTTAAAAAAACTTGAAGAATCTTTATCTCTTTTTCAAAGTGTTTATAAAACATCACATTATCTTGAAAAGGAATTAGAAGATATTAACAATTCTAAAAAGGAAGTTCAGGAAGCACTAAGAAAAAATATAGAAATTCTCTCAATCTTTGCTGCTATTGTTCTCTTTGTTATGGGGAACATTCAAATTTATTCTCAAGTTGACACACTAAATAGTGCAATTGCTTTTACTTTGGCGTTTGGTTACGTAATAGCAGTCTTTATACTTCTAATATCCTTAATTATTCGCTCAAACAATGAACAGAAAGAGTCAAAAAAACATAAAATAAAGGTTTTGTGGTTTCTTGCAATTTCAGCGATTATTTTTATTTGCATTATTTTTTTCGCGCCAAATTTACCCCTTTCTTCCTCAAAAAATCATAACGCAAACAAAGTAACTACAATTCAACAGAACGCATCACACGAAACACCCAATGATATATCTGTTACATTAAGGAAAAAGTAAGGATTATATAAACCAACTCCCCGAAAGCAAACCAGAACCGAGCGAAGCTAACTCAACGTAGCCAAATCAGGAATTAGAAATGAGGAACTATAAACTAGTAACCAGCTCCACCTACAACGCCACTTTCTCTCTCCGCCTACGGGTGAACGACACCACGTGCGTGTAGCCAATATACTTTAGCAGCGCCACGGCATGGTTAAAGTATTGTCCCACCGCCTCTGGACTATGGGCGTCGGAGCCAAGCGTTACCGGAACCTTCTGCCTCTTCAGCTCCTTTAGAAAGGTGTAAGAG
This is a stretch of genomic DNA from Williamwhitmania sp.. It encodes these proteins:
- a CDS encoding type II toxin-antitoxin system antitoxin SocA domain-containing protein codes for the protein MAKEEKVYLFEYMIKSVVDKYKTLNHVEENVAFSVFSKLKLIKLNFFISAVNTDEKDNGLLDVFDNFYAMPYGHVESDVYNSIKEGELKFFNLTETSLNRKCIFETNSRFSKEESRIDDAIDSLLEKNSKFFDYTAFQLVELSHEWYSWRLVFDIAQKNGKFSSPIPPEIIQSEEKIFELSNYASV
- a CDS encoding succinate dehydrogenase/fumarate reductase iron-sulfur subunit, which gives rise to MKFTLKIWRQKDAKSKGRFETYNIDEISADTSFLEMIDILNDKLIVDGKVPVAFDHDCREGICGMCSMHINGRAHGPDDDVTTCQLHMRKFRDGETITVEPWRSAAFPIIKDLIVDRGAFDKILQAGGYISVNTGGIPDANAIPISKVDADEAMDAAACIGCGACVATCKNGSAMLFVAARVSSLAKLPQGRVEATRRAKAMVAKMDELGFGGCTNTGACEVECPKNISITHIARLNREFLMAKIKD